A segment of the Bacillus sp. es.034 genome:
AAATTTCAACTAATACACCAATGTTTGACCGGATGAATGAAAACATGGACCTTGATGCAGGAACGATTGTCGATGGCAAAGAAACGGTTGGCGAAGTTGGCAATCGTATCATGGATGAAATTAAGTCTGTAGCAAATGGGAAGTTAACTAAAGCAGAAATATTGAAGCAACACGATTTTGGAATTTGGAGAATCGGACCTACATTTTAATTAAAGGGAGAGATTAATAGATGAAAACAACAATCGATACAAAAACCTATAGCAATTATATCAATAATAAATGGAGAGAATCAGTTTCCCAGAAAACCATTACAAGTATTAATCCTGCAAATAAAGAAGTAGTCGGCTATGTCCAGGATTCTACAGAAGACGAGTTGAATCAAGCAGTAGAGGCGGCGGACAATGCTAAAAAAGAGTGGCGTAAACTGGGTCAGTCGGCACGGGGGCAGCTTCTATTCAAAGTGGCGAATATTTTAGAATCAAAATTGGATGAAATTGCAGAATCAATGACAAAAGAAATGGGTAAAACGTTACCTGAAGCAAAAGGAGAGACTTCACGCGGAATTGCAATTCTTCGATATTACGGAGGGGAAGGAATGCGAAAAGATGGCGATGTGATTCCATCAACGGATAAGGATGCCCTTATGTTTACAAAACGTACCCCGCTTGGAGTCGTGGGTGTCATTACTCCGTGGAATTTCCCTGTTGCCATACCGATTTGGAAAATCGCTCCTGCCCTGGTGTATGGAAACACCATTGTATTTAAACCAGCAAGTGAAGCTGCTGTCACAGCTGCAAAAGTTGTTGAATGTTTTGCAGAAGCTGGATTCCCTAAAGGAGTATTGAACTTTGTAACTGGAGCAGGTTCTACGATTGGACAGGGATTGGCTGATCACCCTAAATTAAACGGAATAACATTTACAGGGTCCGAAAGTATAGGGCAAAGGGTAGCAAGAGCAGCCTCTGCGGCGGGTATTAAATATCAGCTGGAAATGGGAGGTAAAAACCCTGTGATCGTTGCAAAAGATGCTAATCTTGAGCAAGCTGTGGAAGCAGTCATAAGTGGAGGCTTCCGTTCTTCAGGGCAAAAGTGTACAGCATCTAGTAGAGTAATCGTCGAAACGGCAATTTATGATGAATTTAAACAAAAGTTGATAGAGGCGACCGAAAAAATAAACATTGGCAACGGTGTTGAAGAAGGCATCTGGATGGGGCCATGTGCAAGCGAGAGCCAATTCAATACATTTAAAAAATATGTAGAAAAAGGCAAACAGGAAGGTGCCAGACTTGTACATGGGGGAGAAGTCCTTACAGGGGAACAATACGATAATGGTTTCTTTGTTACACCGGCGATTTTCGATGAAGTAACTAGTGAAATGGTGATTGCTCAAGAAGAGGTATTCGGTCCGTTTATTGCACTGATTAGAGCAGAAGATCTTGGTGAAGCAATTGAACTAGCAAATAATACAAGGTTTGGATTAAGTGCTTCTATCTTTACATCAAATATCAGCTCCATAATGGAGTTCATTGATGAAATAGAAGCAGGACTTGTCCGCATTAATGCAGAAAGTGCAGGGGTGGAACTGCAGGCTCCATTCGGGGGCATGAAAGCCTCAAGTTCCGGTTCACGTGAGCAAGGAGAGGCGGCGAAAGAATTTTATACGGCTATTAAAACAGTCTTTATAAAAGGTTCATGAAATTCAATGTGAATGGTTGAAGGCATGATGGGAATTCCGTAAAATATTAAATTTTAATAAGTTACGTTTCATCCATTATAAAAGGGGATTTCGACTTGGAAATCTCCTTTTATAAAAACGTTGAGAGGTGTTTTATGAAGATTACTAAACTTTTATTATATAAAGTTCCGCCCCGTTGGTTGTTCCTGAAAATAGAAACAGATGAGGGTATCTACGGTTGGGGAGAACCTGTGGTAGAAGGACGTGCAGACACGGTAAAGGCAGCTGTCATGGAGCTTGCAGATTACATTATTGGCCGTGACCCCAACGAAATTGAAGATATTTGGCAAACACTGTATCGTGGAGGTTTTTATCGTGGAGGCCCGATATTAATGAGTGCCATATCTGGTATTGAACAAGCGCTATGGGACATTAAAGGGAAGTATTATAATATACCTGTTTACGAAATGCTTGGAGGAAAAGCCCGTCAAAAAATTAAAGTGTACTCATGGGTTGGTGGGGATCGCCCGGCAGATGTAGTGGCTGCTGCTAAAGAAAAGCAAGAACAGGGATTTCTAGCAGTTAAAATGAACGCTTCTGAAGAAATGAACTATATTGATAGCTTTTCTAAGGTGGAAGCAGTAATCGATAGAGTTGCATCCATTCGAGAAGCTGTTGGAAAAGACTTTGGTATTGGTGTTGATTTTCATGGGAGAATTCATAAAACGATGGCTAAAACGATTGTAAAAGAAATTGAACCTTTTAGGCCGATGTTTATAGAAGAACCGGTATTACCGGAAAACAACGAAGCGCTTAGGGAAATTGCCATACACACAACCTGTCCCATTGCCACTGGAGAAAGAATGTATACTCGTTGGGGATTCAAACAGCTTCTCCAAGATGGGTATGTTGATATCATTCAACCGGATCTGTCCCATACAGGAGGTATTTTAGAAGGGAAAAAGATAGCTGCTATGGCTGAAGCTTATGACGTATCAATTGCGCCACACTGTCCACTGGGGCCAATGACGCTTGCTTCATCTATTCATTTAGACGCTTCAACCCCAAATTTCATCATTCAAGAACAAAGTCTTGGTATCCATTATAATCAAGGAATGGATATTTTGGATTATATGAAAAACCCGGAAATATTTGATTATGAAAAAGGATATGTAAAGATATCGGATAACCCTGGTCTTGGGCTTCAAATAGACGAAGAAAAAGTAATACAAGCGGCTACAAAGGGACACGAATGGCAAAATCCAATATGGCGTCATGAAGACGGAAGTATTGCTGAGTGGTAAATATAAGGGGGGAGGAAAAATGAGCTTTCACGGAATCATTCCACCGGTTGTCACGTTATTTGATGAAGCGGGGAATTTGGACTTAGAATTGAATAAACGTTATATTGACGAATTGATTTCTCGGAATATTCACGGTATTTTGTTGATGGGCAGTTCAGGAGAGTTTTCTTCCCTTACGACAGAGGAACGCAAGCTGTATGTGCGAGAAATGATCAAACATATTAATGGAAGGGTAAAAGTGATGGTCGGAGTTGGTCATACCGCATTAAAAGAAGTCCTTGAACTAACCTCTTATACAGAAGAACTTGGGGGAGATGGGGTTCTTGTCGTTAGTCCTTATTATTGGAAACTAACAGATGATCAATTATTTCGTTTTTACTCTATAGTAGCCAACTATACAAAATTACAGGTTTTTATTTACAACATACCTCAATTAACGGGTCAAAGTATATCAGTAGAACTCATTAAAAAATTAGTAAGGGATTTCTCGAACATTGCTGGAATTAAAGAAACGGTAAATGATTTTGGACATATACGACAGGTCATGGCGGAAGTGAAAAAAGTTCGCAACGATTTCCTGGTTTTCTCTGCATTTGATGATCATTTACTTCCAGCTCAAATGATAGGGGCTGCCGGGAGTATTAATGGAAGTGCTGTATTTTTTCCCGAAATATCCGTAGATTTGTATGAGTCATATCAAAATGGGGATTTCCATGAAGCACAAAGAAACCATAGGACGCTTTCTGACCTTATGGAATTGTATTCTTTTTCTCCTACATTTTTCACAGCAATGAAAGAAGCTGTTCATCAAAGGTGGTTTGACACTTCTGCTGGTCATCGGGCTCCCTTTGATATGTACCCTGAAAACCTGAGGGAGAATGTTACTAACCTATTAAAAACAATAAAAAAGAATGAGGAGATATGCTTATGAATGAATCACGGAAATTACTTGAGGAATTAGGATATCCGTCTAGTGATTATAAAGAACTTCCGACATCAACCAAACGATTTCCAGATGGTGCACAATATCGAATCGAAATACCGAGTGTAGAAGGTCCTCTTGCTTTAAAAGCCACGCTCGAAGAAATTGACCATCTCGGCTTGACGATTCACAGAGTTTCTCAAGGAAGCGGCATTATGCTTCAGACAGATGAAGAAATCAAAGAAATGTGTCAAATGACAGCTGAACGAGGTATGGAGTTAAGTTTGTTTGTTGGTCCAAGAGGTACCTGGGATATAAGTGCAGCGCCATTTACATCAGGGGGGAAATCGCAGGCACTTCGACATGAAGGAGCCGATCAGCTCGTATATGCCATGGAGGATTTGAAGCGTGGTGCTGAATTGGGTTTAAGAGGTGCTCTAGTTGCTGATGAAGGACTTCTTCTTTTAACAAAAGAGATGAAAAAGAAGGGTCAGTTACCTGAGGATTTCGTTGTGAAAGTTTCTGTTCAAATGGGCTCAGCCAATCCAGTCTCGGTGAAATTAATGCAAGATATTGGTGCCGATACCTACAATGTCCCTTCAGCCTTACCACTGGCTAAACTTGCAGCTATCAGGCAATCAATCGATATTCCCATCGATTTATATGTTGAGGTCCCTGATAATTTTGGTGGATTCCTTAGGTACTATGAGATACCGGAAATCATTAGGGTGCTTGCACCAGTGTATATTAAATTCGGGCTTCGCAATCATCCGGATGTGTATCCATCCGGAAAGCAATGGGAAAGCACGAATATAAACCTTGTGAAGGAGCGCGTCCGAAGAGCTTCTATTGGTATTCAAATGATTGAGCGATATTATCCTGAAGCACTTACATCCAAGCTTGGTGCAAAAGATCTTGGAATTGCTAGCATTGAAAAAACATTAGCTTAAAAAAGACATCCCTGAAATGGTTTGACCCATTTCAGGGGTTTTATGGAGTGTGACAGTATGTCCTATAAAGTACTAATAACAGATTATGAATTCGAAAATTTGAAATATGAAGAAGTAATTTTCAAAGAAAGTGGACTTGAAATCGAGTTTCTAAAAGCCCAATGTAAATCAGAAAATGAAGTGATAGATCAAGCAAAGCATGTAGATGCCATCCTAAATCAGTATGCTCCTTTATCCCGAAGAGTCATTCAATCTCTTGAAAAAGTCAAAGTCATCTCACGCTACGGTGTGGGTGTTAATACCGTTGATCTTGATGCCGCTAGCGAAAAGGGTATCACGGTCGCGAATGTTCCTGATTATGGTGTTGAGGAGGTATCCAATCACGCTCTCGCACTATTATTGTCATTTGCTCGAAAAATAACATATCTAAATAGTGAAGTGAAAAAGGGCAACTGGGATTTCAAAGCAGGTATACCAATTCACAGGTTGAATGAACAGACAGTAGGTGTTCTGGGATTTGGCCGTATTCCTAGAAGATTTATAGAAAAAGTTCAGACTCTGGGGTTTAAGACTTCAGCATACGATCCATTTGTCTCGAAAGCTGAAATGAATGAGGTTGGAGTTAATAAACTGGAGCTTGATCAGATATTAAAAGAAGCCGATTATTTATCGGTCCACGTTCCACTAATCAAAGACACATTTCATTTGCTGAATAAAGATCGTTTTCGCTTAATGAAAAAAAATGCGGTTGTTATTAATACTGCCCGAGGGCCAATCATTGATGAAAGAGCACTTATTGATGCTCTTCAAAAAGGCATTATTGCAGGAGCTGCACTCGATGTGACAGAAGATGAACCAATAGACAAAGCAAGTCCTCTTCTTAAAATGGATAATGTCATACTTACCCCGCATAGTGCTTGGTATTCGGAGGAAGCAATGATAGAGCTTCGTCAAAAAGCAGCGAAAAATATCGTACAAGTACTAAGGGGAGAAAAAACACCATACGCTTTAACTTGAAAAAGGAGAGATACTGGTAATGAAAATATTAGCTTTTTCTATTAATTCAGAACCCCATATAGGGATTGTTCAAGAAAGTGAAGTCATCAGCTTAAATTTACTCGGGGGGAAGCGGTTTCCACGTACTTTGAAAGCATTTATAGAACGAAGTGCAGAGCTTATGCCTCTTGCTGAAAACCTGGTTAAACATAGGGAAGAAAATAACGCTTGTTTTGCTATTTCAGAAGTGGAGATACTACCACCGATTCCAGTTCCAGAGAAAATTATTTGTATTGGATTAAATTACATTGATCATTGTAAAGAGACTGGTATGGAGCAGCCTGTTTCTCCAGTGATTTTTTCAAAATATGCAAATGCGATTGTAGGTCATAATGATGAAGTCATGATACCAGTCAATTCAAACGAAGTTGATTTCGAAGCAGAGCTTGCGGTTGTAATAGGCAGAAAAGCAAAATGTGTTACCGAAAAAGAGGCAAATGATTTTGTTTTCGGCTACACAATCATGAATGACATTAGTGCACGTGATCTGCAGTTTTCAGATGGACAATGGTCTCGTGGAAAGTCAGCAGACACCTTTGCACCTACGGGTCCTGTAATTGTAACCAAGGATGAAATTGGAAATCCCCATAATCTATCAATTACTCTAGAACTGAATGGAGAAGTCATGCAGGACTCATCTACAAAAAACTTGATTTTCAATGTACCTCAAATTATCTCCTTCTTATCACAATCTATGACATTAAAGCCCGGTGACCTCATAGCCACAGGGACACCCCCTGGAGTAGGAATGGGACGTAATCCGAAAGTATGGTTGAAAAATGGAGATCAGATGAATATCTCAATTGAGAAAATAGGAACACTTTCTAATACTGTAAAGAGCCACTAATACTAGAAGGAAGTTGATGACATGGATGTTGTAACAATTGGAGAAACGATGACATTATTCACACCAAAAGAATCTGGTATGCTGCGACATGCGAAATCTTTCTCTATGCAATTTGGGGGGGCAGAATCAAACGTTGCAATCGGTTTGAACCGCCTCGGTTATCAATCAAGATGGATCAGCCGATTGGGTGAGGATGAATTCGGAGATGCGATGGAATCATTTATTCGTGGTGAAGGTGTAGATGTTTCCCATGTGACACGTGACAAGATTGCCCCTACGGGTGTGTTCTTTAAGGAATTCAGACGTATGAATGATACAAGGGTTTATTATTACAGGAAAGAGTCAGCTGCAAGCAAAATGAACCCTGAAATGTTAAATGAAGATGCCATATCAGATGCCACCTTTCTGCATCTTACTGGCATTACACCTGCTCTCAGTACATCTTGCCGGGATACAATGGAAAAAGCTATTAATTTAGCAAAGAATAGTGGTACCCAAATTGTCTTTGATCCTAATTTGAGGTTGAAAATTTGGCAAGATGAAGAATCAGCCCGCCACTTTATTAAAATGTATGCAGCAGCAAGTAACATCGTTCTTCCTGGACTAGAAGAGGCTGAATTTTTATTTGGAGTCTCAACCCCTGAAGAATATGTGAAACAATTTCATTCAATTGGGTGTAACACAGTGATTATGAAACTTGGAAAAGAAGGATCTATTATTTCTTCTTCATCGGTCCCCATTACAAGAGTGAAAGGATTTACAGTGGAACGAGTGATTGATCCGATCGGAGCTGGTGATGCATTTGCAGCAGGTGTATTGTCTGGTCTTATAGATGGTATTGGCCTTCACGAGGCGGCCCGGCGGGGAAATGCCATGGGTGCCCTGGTTACAATGGTAAATGGAGATTCTGAAGGATTACCAAATCGCCGGGACCTTGAATGGTTTATGAACGGTAACATGATAGATGTAATGAGATAGAAAGGAGGAAATTCAGTGAATAAAGCAGAAGAATTAAAAAAGCGCAAGATTGTAGCTGTAATCCGGGGGCTCAGCCAAATCAAATTTTACCAATAGCACAAGCTCTGAAAGAAGGAGGGATAAGTGCATTTGAAATTACAGTTGAATCCCCAGATGTTTGCAATTCAATCGCAAAATTAAAAGAAGAGTTTGGAAACGAAATTTTTATAGGAGCTGGGACCGTTTTGGATCCGGAAACCGCCCGATCAGTCATAATGGCAGGCGCAGAATTTATTTTTTCACCAACAGTAAATGTTGAGACAATCAAAATGACTAAACGATACGGTGTTCTAAGTATTCCAGGAGCACTCACCCCAACTGAAATTCTTTAGTCAACCCTAGTAACCTTAACTCTGAAAAGGATTATATAAACCTTACAAAAAAAGCGAAACAATTTTCTTCTATTATATTGAATTAGAATAGGTTTATACATAGATTAGTAGAGAAATGGGCATCCTATGAGAAGCTAGCATCTGGTCTTTAATTTTTTCCAAACCTCTTGAAAAACAATTTTCAGAGGAATTCCATGTTTGTCAGCAATTGCTTTACATTCACTATACTCTGGGGCTTGTTGTACTACTTCCCCATGTAACACGCCTTCTTTAACCGAGACATTTCCCCATGGAGTTTCAACCTTTGTAAATTGCCTGCCTAATCTTTTCACAGAGAGTGGATAGAAACGGGCACCTAAAGTGGTAGTTTCTTTGAAAATAATATCCAATAATTTTAATTTAATCGTTTCCGAACACAAAACCTGTAGCATTGTACCTGGTCGGTTTTTTTTCATATAAATTGGTACGTAAAACACGTCACTTGCTCCTGCATCAAACAACAAATCCATGACATGCCCCAGCCATTCTCCAGAGATATCATCAAGGTTGACTTCAATCTTGACCATGTCATTATCGATATGCTCGTTAGCGTGCTGCATTTTTCTGCAACCTCCTTTTCAAAGTGCTTGTATGTAATAAGGTAAGAGGATAAAAGAAAGGAAGATAATCGATGGAATCATATACTAAACATATTTTAACACAATTAAAAAGCGGGAATCTTTCTATTGAGGAAGCAGAGGACCAACTTAAGGGATTCACCGATTATGGTTTTGCAAAAGTGGATGATGAACGTGAATTTAGACAAGGTTTTCCAGAAGTGATTTTCGGAGCAGGGAAAACACCGGAACAAATTAATGGGATCTTTAATCATTTAGTTCATAAAGGGAATACAGTGTTAGCAACAAGAGTAAATCCTTTGGCTGCTAAAGAAGTATGCGAGCAAATTGAAGGAGTAATTTATGAATCAGTCGGAAAAACATTACTCTATAAATCCGAGGGATATGATGTAGTAAATGATAAGAAAATTGGGGTGATTTGTGCAGGTACTTCAGATATACCAGTTGCCAGAGAGGCAGAAATCACTATAGAAGCCATGGGTCATCAATATACAACCTTCTATGATATTGGAGTTGCTGGAATTCACCGTTTGTTTGCACAATTAGAAGAGATAAGAAAATGTGATGTTTTAATTGTTGTGGCAGGTATGGAGGGGGCCCTCCCAAGTGTTGTGGGAGGGCTTGTCTCCGCACCGATTGTTGCAGTACCAACCAGTATTGGTTACGGGACTCACTTAAATGGTATAACATCTCTATTAAGTATGTTAAATACATGTGCTTCTGGTGTAACAGTTGTCAATATCGATAACGGATTTGGTGCAGGTTACTCAGCATCATTGATGCTACGAGTATAAAATAGATGAGGAATCAGGAGGATACAGATGAAAACACTCTTCATTGATTGTGGGATTTCAGGTATTGCAGGAGACATGTCTTTGGCAGCTTTTTCTGAGATAGGAGTCGACTTATCGATAATAGAGAACAAACTTAAATCAATCATTAAAGAAGAATTCTCTCTTTCTACAAAAAAAGTTGTAAAAAAAGGGATTGCAAGTACCCAGTTGATTATTAAGACGGAGGAGGAAAAACATTCTCATCGTCATTACTCACATATAAAAAAACTTATTGAAGACTCCGGACTTGATGAAGCTGAAAAAAATATAGCACTTAAAATATTTGAAACCATAGCGATAGCAGAATCAAAAATACATAACAGTACTATTGAAAAAGTGCATTTTCATGAAGTCGGGGGTGTGGATTCGATGATAGATATCATCGGAACAGCTATAGCATTCCATACACTGAAAATTGAAAAAGTAATTTGTTCACCGGTAGCTACAGGAAACGGATACATCACTATAGCTCATGGTCTTTACCCAGTACCAGCACCCGCAACTTTAGAAATTTTAAAAGATATCCCATTACAAAAGACTGAAGTTAAGGGGGAATTAACTACACCCACGGGGGCAGCTATCATTCGTACCATTGTTAATGAGTTTAGTAATATCCCTTCTATGGTGGTTCAGAAAATAGGTTATGGTGCAGGAACTAAAGACTTTCCTTCACACCCTAACGTTACAAGGTTTATTTTAGGTGAAGTTTAAAGGGGGAGATGGCGAATGAATATACATACCAGTTTAGCTAAAGAAGATCAGCTAAAAAAGATTTTAGTTGAAATGGAAAGTATCATTATAGCATTTTCAGGAGGAGTGGACAGCACGTATTTATTGAGAGTTGCATTAGATACGTTAGGAAAAGAGAATGTTCTGGCCATCACTGCCGACTCGGAATCTTTTCCCCCATCAGAGTTAAAGGAAACAATTAGAATTGCTAAGTCATTGAATGCTCCTCATCAAATAATTAAAATGTCTGAGTTAGCAATTCCGGGTTATTCTGAGAATGATTCCAATAGATGTTATTTTTGTAAAAAAGGGTTGTTCGATCAGCTTTATCCCATTATGATACAACAAAATTTTAAGAATTTAACCTTCGGGCTCATTAAAGATGACTTAGGTGACCATCGTCCAGGGGTTAAGGCTGCAATTGAAATGAATGTTAGAGGCCCATTGGCAGAGGCTGACATATCAAAAGAGGATATTCGTATACGTTCAAAGGAGCTTGGTTTGGATACTTGGGACAAGCCTTCACTGGCCTGTTTATCTTCCCGAATTGCTTATGGTGAACAAATTACAATAGAAAAATTAAGGAATGTGGACTTGGCAGAGCAATTTATCAAAGGGTTGGGGATTAAACAGGTCCGTGTTCGGATTCACAATGAAATTGCAAGGATAGAAGTTGATCCTTTAGATATGGTGTGTTTACTTAATAATCATGATTATATTTCAAAATACTTTAAAAACACTATCGGATTCACGTATGTCGCAATGGACTTAACTGGTTATAAAAGCGGGAGTATGAATCAAATGTTAGTAACAACTCAACAATAATTTAATTCACTTGCTCATGGACTTAATGGTCATGAATAAAAGACCTTCAATGTCATAAGGAGAAATGAAAATGATTCAAAGTGGGCTACTATCTATTTTACTGCTGGGATTTACTTTGGGTATCAAACATGCAACAGAGCCAGATCATGTCATTGCCGTATCCACAATAGCAAGTCAAACTAAAAGGCTCTCCCGTTCTTCACTTGCAGGGATTTTTTGGGGGCTGGGGCATACAGCAATCCTATTACTGATAGGAATCATTGTCATTTCATTTGGGCAGCACATTTCTGGCAGTATTGCTTTGTCACTAGAATTAATCGTCGGGATGATGCTTGTATACCTAGGTTTATCTGGGTTCAAAAGTGATAAAGCGATTAATGTTGTTGCTATAAAACATTTTCATAAAAAATCATTCTTAATTGGAGGGATTCATGGACTTGCAGGGAGTGCAGCGTTAGTTATTATGACAACCGCACAAGCGCAAAATAGCAGGGAGGCTTTCCTTTTTATGCTTATTTTTGGTGTAGGGACCATTTTTGGGATGTTACTATTTACAACTATTTTGGGCTTGCCATTCCTCCTCTCATTACGTCAAAAAAAGCTATCAATTAATATTACGAGAGTTGCATCAATAATAAGTATTGTATATGGCGTTTATTATATGATTGAAGTGGGAAGAAATTTTTTTATCTAGATATAGTCTCCTTGTGATTGTAAATAAAAGAAATCGTTTCACTAATAAAAGAAAATGGAATAAATTAAAATGCGTTGGCATGACTCCGCCAAAATGTGAAATGATAAAACATGAAAAAATATTTATTTTTCATGCAGGAAAAAGCTTTGGGAAGGAAGAAATACTAGTATAATGTTTAATTGTTCATCATAAGGGTAAAGAGTTTCTATACATGGAGGTGTGGCATATGGAAATCATTCTTTATCTAAGCGTAGCTGTCATAGCAGTTGCATTTTTCATTTTGGTTATGAGTTTGATGAAGACTTTGAAGTCCCTGGGTTCTACATTGGACAGTGTCTCGACAACGATGACCGGACTTGAGAGCCAGCTTCAAGGAGTAACAAGAGAGTCTACAGAATTACTACATAAAACAAATTTATTGGCTGAGGATATCCAGAAGAAGTCTGAGGATCTGAACACGGTTGTTTATGCGGTAAGAGATGTAGGGCATTCCATCCAGAACCTTAATAACTCGGTGAAGAAGGTAAGTACTTCCATTTCGACTGAACTGGAGCGCAACCAGGGCAAGATTTCACAGGTGGTTCAATGGGGTAACGCATTTATTGAGTTAAAGGACAAATGGAAACAAAAACAGGAAAAACAGCCAACACAACCTGATGTTGCTGATGTAGCTGTTCCAAACCAAGCATCCAAGGAAGTTCGATCTCGAGAAAAATTAGTTAAAAGAGCAAGATCTTATAACAATTAGAGAGGGGAATTTTTACATGACTCAACAGTACAATCAAAACCAGAACCAAAACCAGACAAATGACAGCAACAACATCAACTCAAAGGATTTCATGATCGGGACACTGATCGGGGGAATCGTGGGAGCGGCAGCAGCCCTTCTAATGGCCCCGAAATCAGGTAAGGATCTTCGTCATGATATCAATGAGAAAACTGTCGTCCTTAAGGAAAAGACAGGACAATGGAAAGACACGGCTGTAGAGAAGAGCAATGAGCTTGCAGCAGTGGCGAAAGAAAAATCTTCTGCCCTAACAAAATCCGTACAAGAACAGTCCAACAATGTGGTTGGGAAACTGAAAACATACCGCTCCAACAATAACGAACTGCAAGAATCAAACGAAGAGCTTCAAGCTGTTTCAGCAGTGGGAACGACACCTGCTGATGAAACGGAAGATGTGAATCAGAAGCTTGAAGAAACGAAGAAAGCCTTTGACGAAACTGAAAAAACGTACAATCAATAATCATTGATTCAAAGGGCGGTGAAGTGATATGATGACTTCACCGTTTTTTTGTTGAAATGAAAAGGTCTATAATTCGCTTTGGATAAGGAAACACTACAATTGTGAAAGGAAGTATGGAACACATGAAAAAGATCGATACCGTCCAGGAGTTTGAACAACTTTCCGAGACAAATCCGCGTTTCTTCTTTATGAAACACAGCCTCACTTGTCCTGTAAGCTCGAATGCCTTTAACGAATACCAGGCATTTTTGAACAAGCATGAAGAGGAAGATGGCTACTATCTGGCCGTACAGGAATCCAGGGAACTCTCCCAGCATATCTCCGAAAAATACGGCATCCGCCACGAATCACCACAAGCCTTCCTCTTCATAGAAGGCAA
Coding sequences within it:
- the gucD gene encoding alpha-ketoglutaric semialdehyde dehydrogenase GucD, encoding MKTTIDTKTYSNYINNKWRESVSQKTITSINPANKEVVGYVQDSTEDELNQAVEAADNAKKEWRKLGQSARGQLLFKVANILESKLDEIAESMTKEMGKTLPEAKGETSRGIAILRYYGGEGMRKDGDVIPSTDKDALMFTKRTPLGVVGVITPWNFPVAIPIWKIAPALVYGNTIVFKPASEAAVTAAKVVECFAEAGFPKGVLNFVTGAGSTIGQGLADHPKLNGITFTGSESIGQRVARAASAAGIKYQLEMGGKNPVIVAKDANLEQAVEAVISGGFRSSGQKCTASSRVIVETAIYDEFKQKLIEATEKINIGNGVEEGIWMGPCASESQFNTFKKYVEKGKQEGARLVHGGEVLTGEQYDNGFFVTPAIFDEVTSEMVIAQEEVFGPFIALIRAEDLGEAIELANNTRFGLSASIFTSNISSIMEFIDEIEAGLVRINAESAGVELQAPFGGMKASSSGSREQGEAAKEFYTAIKTVFIKGS
- the dgoD gene encoding galactonate dehydratase, coding for MKITKLLLYKVPPRWLFLKIETDEGIYGWGEPVVEGRADTVKAAVMELADYIIGRDPNEIEDIWQTLYRGGFYRGGPILMSAISGIEQALWDIKGKYYNIPVYEMLGGKARQKIKVYSWVGGDRPADVVAAAKEKQEQGFLAVKMNASEEMNYIDSFSKVEAVIDRVASIREAVGKDFGIGVDFHGRIHKTMAKTIVKEIEPFRPMFIEEPVLPENNEALREIAIHTTCPIATGERMYTRWGFKQLLQDGYVDIIQPDLSHTGGILEGKKIAAMAEAYDVSIAPHCPLGPMTLASSIHLDASTPNFIIQEQSLGIHYNQGMDILDYMKNPEIFDYEKGYVKISDNPGLGLQIDEEKVIQAATKGHEWQNPIWRHEDGSIAEW
- a CDS encoding dihydrodipicolinate synthase family protein gives rise to the protein MSFHGIIPPVVTLFDEAGNLDLELNKRYIDELISRNIHGILLMGSSGEFSSLTTEERKLYVREMIKHINGRVKVMVGVGHTALKEVLELTSYTEELGGDGVLVVSPYYWKLTDDQLFRFYSIVANYTKLQVFIYNIPQLTGQSISVELIKKLVRDFSNIAGIKETVNDFGHIRQVMAEVKKVRNDFLVFSAFDDHLLPAQMIGAAGSINGSAVFFPEISVDLYESYQNGDFHEAQRNHRTLSDLMELYSFSPTFFTAMKEAVHQRWFDTSAGHRAPFDMYPENLRENVTNLLKTIKKNEEICL
- a CDS encoding U32 family peptidase, which gives rise to MNESRKLLEELGYPSSDYKELPTSTKRFPDGAQYRIEIPSVEGPLALKATLEEIDHLGLTIHRVSQGSGIMLQTDEEIKEMCQMTAERGMELSLFVGPRGTWDISAAPFTSGGKSQALRHEGADQLVYAMEDLKRGAELGLRGALVADEGLLLLTKEMKKKGQLPEDFVVKVSVQMGSANPVSVKLMQDIGADTYNVPSALPLAKLAAIRQSIDIPIDLYVEVPDNFGGFLRYYEIPEIIRVLAPVYIKFGLRNHPDVYPSGKQWESTNINLVKERVRRASIGIQMIERYYPEALTSKLGAKDLGIASIEKTLA
- a CDS encoding C-terminal binding protein, producing MSYKVLITDYEFENLKYEEVIFKESGLEIEFLKAQCKSENEVIDQAKHVDAILNQYAPLSRRVIQSLEKVKVISRYGVGVNTVDLDAASEKGITVANVPDYGVEEVSNHALALLLSFARKITYLNSEVKKGNWDFKAGIPIHRLNEQTVGVLGFGRIPRRFIEKVQTLGFKTSAYDPFVSKAEMNEVGVNKLELDQILKEADYLSVHVPLIKDTFHLLNKDRFRLMKKNAVVINTARGPIIDERALIDALQKGIIAGAALDVTEDEPIDKASPLLKMDNVILTPHSAWYSEEAMIELRQKAAKNIVQVLRGEKTPYALT
- a CDS encoding fumarylacetoacetate hydrolase family protein, with product MKILAFSINSEPHIGIVQESEVISLNLLGGKRFPRTLKAFIERSAELMPLAENLVKHREENNACFAISEVEILPPIPVPEKIICIGLNYIDHCKETGMEQPVSPVIFSKYANAIVGHNDEVMIPVNSNEVDFEAELAVVIGRKAKCVTEKEANDFVFGYTIMNDISARDLQFSDGQWSRGKSADTFAPTGPVIVTKDEIGNPHNLSITLELNGEVMQDSSTKNLIFNVPQIISFLSQSMTLKPGDLIATGTPPGVGMGRNPKVWLKNGDQMNISIEKIGTLSNTVKSH